Below is a window of Simkaniaceae bacterium DNA.
TAAAGAATTTGGAGAAGCTGAGGCATTGTTGACAAGTTATGGTTTGATAACTGCCGCCTTCCATAAAATCCATGAAAATGCCCAATTAATCGAAGACCGAGGGCCTCGTTTTGCCTTAGCGATTGAATTAGCTTCAAAATCCGCAGGTTTTTTTGGGGCGACAACGGGCCAATATTGGGATTTATTTGAGAAGGATTTGAATCTTCAAGTGGTTGAAAAAATTTTTTACCACAAGACGGGAACTCTTTTTGAGGTTTCTTTTGTTTTCGGCTGGATATTTGGAGGGGGAGATTTGAAACAAATCGATTCTATACGCGAATTAGCTTACACATACGGTCTAGCTTTTCAAATTGCCGATGATTTACTTGATCTCGATCAGGATTTGGCAGAAAAAAATGCTCTAAATATTGCCATTCAGCTTGGAAAAGATCGGGCTTTTGAGATTATGAATGCCCACCTATCCCGTTATTTTCTGCTCTTGGATGAGCTAGGTTTAACAAATGATGCGCTTAAGTTTTTAGCTGATACTCTAATCGCTCGAGTTAGCCACGTTAGAATACCGGCGCACATGTAAACCATTGCGAGTTTATACCAGATCCACTTCAATCTTACTCAAGAAAATTGAAGTGGATCTGGTATGGTTCATAATTTGGAGCGACTTAGTCATTTTTTTTTATCTTTTTTTCATACTCATAAATCTTGTGTATTTTTAAGATGGGACTATCATTGTCTTTGATTCCGGCTTTTTCAAGAAAGCCTTCGTAATCCCCCTTAAAATCTTTCTTGTGATTTTCTAAAATGGAATCCATAACTTCCGTTCCTTGGATACTATTTAGAATTTCATTGAGTTTTGCTGGATCTATGGTTTTTATTTTTTTTAAAGCTTCTTCTGTTTGCTTCATAACATCTTTCAGTGATTTTTCAAAATCCATAACAATACTTTTGTTCTAGCTAATCGGTATAACTTCTAGTTACCAGCTTTTTTGATTTTCTTCTTTAAAGATTGTATGGCGGTATATGTAAATCAGATTTACAAAAAAAAACCTTTAGGAGGTTAACCCCCCTAAAGGTTTTGTTCTAAAAGGTCTAAAAAGATTTATTCAGTTAAACTCATTGGTTATAGAATTAAGTTAAAGAGAGTGTTTCATCTACAAGTGTTTCATCCTCAACTTCCTCTTGCTTTACAGCCACTAGATTGTCGCTTTTGCGCTGCACAATCAATTTTTCTAATTCTTCAGTTAAGGCAGCATTTTTTTGTAGTTCTAAGCGAGCCGCTTCTCTTCCTTGGAATCGGTGGTCTTTATAAGTCAACCAAGTTCCTTTTTTATCAATAATATTAAGCTCAATAGCTAGATCTAACACAGAGCCTTCTCTTGAAATACCCTCGTTAAATAAGATGTCGAACTCAGCAACTCTAAAAGGAGGCGCTAGTTTATTTTTAACAACTTTGACTTTGACTCTATTTCCTTTGTCTAGGTTTTCAGTCCC
It encodes the following:
- a CDS encoding polyprenyl synthetase family protein, which encodes MNPLQKYKEPFEIALINSIDSLGPKSLLIEASRYSLINEGKRVRPIIVLSIADHLSSIHRAMPAALAVEYFHTASLIADDMPCMDNDDFRRNRLSLHKEFGEAEALLTSYGLITAAFHKIHENAQLIEDRGPRFALAIELASKSAGFFGATTGQYWDLFEKDLNLQVVEKIFYHKTGTLFEVSFVFGWIFGGGDLKQIDSIRELAYTYGLAFQIADDLLDLDQDLAEKNALNIAIQLGKDRAFEIMNAHLSRYFLLLDELGLTNDALKFLADTLIARVSHVRIPAHM